ACAATCGCGCAGTGGCGGAGGACGTGGCGGCCAGGAGTACTCAAACGACGATGATCCGCCGATGTCGCGGCTATTCATCATTTGCAACAAGGCGCACACAGAGGAGGATTTCCGTGAGGCCTTCTCGCCATACGGAGAAATCGAGGATATTTGGGTGGTGAAGGACAAGCACACGCAGGAGAACAAGGGAATCGCCTACGTCAAGTTCTCCAAGACTTCGGATGCGGCCAAGGCGCAGGAGGAGATGAACGGCAAGACCATTGGCAAGATGGATCGCACCCTCAAAGTCCTGGTGGCAGCCAAGTGAGATTTGCATCGAGTACTGGTACCCAAGAACATGGCCTAACCCCTACCCCCTTCTTCTTTTAGTCGCAATCAGGGCTCGAATAAGTCTGAGAACGAGCAGGAGAAGTACGTGAGACTCTTCATAGTAATCCCCAAAACAGCCACCGAGGAGGATATTCGCGAGGAATTCTCCCAGTGGGGCGATGTGGAATCTGTCACAATTGTCAAGGAGAAGAACAATGGCAATCCCAAGGGCTTTGGATATGTCCGCTTCACCAAGTGCGTGGCGAATGCACCGTTGCCAATTTTCCAAGCCATAACTAATCTAATCTCAATACGCAGGTTTTACTATGCAGCTGTGGCTTTCGAGAACTGCTCCGCCAAGTATAGAGCTGTTTTTGCCGAGCCTAAGGGGTCTACACGCACACAGAGGGATCAGTACGGTCGTCTAACCGAGGATAATTCTCTGTATAACAGCTCGGGACGTGGCAATTCTAATTTTAATGGAGGCGGTGGCAGCagcggaggcggcggcggcagcagctaCAACAACGACTGGAATGTGTCGCAGAACAACGACATGGCGGCCTTCCTGCGCATGCAGAATGTCCCAGTGGCCCAGCCCTCCTGCCTGGAGGTCAACGTGAGCAACTGCGTCAACCAGGATCAGCTATGGCGTCTCTTCGACATCATACCCGGCTTGGATTACTGCCAAATCATGCGGGAACGTACGTAAACAGTCTGGTGTAGGTTCCAATCACCTTTAAAGCTGCTT
This portion of the Drosophila santomea strain STO CAGO 1482 chromosome 3L, Prin_Dsan_1.1, whole genome shotgun sequence genome encodes:
- the LOC120447557 gene encoding RNA-binding protein 45 — its product is MSDYRSQSRSGGGRGGQEYSNDDDPPMSRLFIICNKAHTEEDFREAFSPYGEIEDIWVVKDKHTQENKGIAYVKFSKTSDAAKAQEEMNGKTIGKMDRTLKVLVAANRNQGSNKSENEQEKYVRLFIVIPKTATEEDIREEFSQWGDVESVTIVKEKNNGNPKGFGYVRFTKFYYAAVAFENCSAKYRAVFAEPKGSTRTQRDQYGRLTEDNSLYNSSGRGNSNFNGGGGSSGGGGGSSYNNDWNVSQNNDMAAFLRMQNVPVAQPSCLEVNVSNCVNQDQLWRLFDIIPGLDYCQIMREHGPRTNEALVVYDNPEAAIYAKDKLHGLEYPMGERIIVKVNGMSSSRMDTSFIDKRTKKDAICNVPLPPTQPLASPDEQVAQRLFIVLSANLPHSILKNIFSCWSGLIDVYLLPNKNCGYVKYAEVESAQMAIRTLNGAEICGTKIKVMEAEERSGSDGDDGGRKRLRRN